Proteins encoded in a region of the Schaalia hyovaginalis genome:
- a CDS encoding 1-acyl-sn-glycerol-3-phosphate acyltransferase has protein sequence MRIRRFVAKTYMLFSRWTFIHEPLEDKTLVIGAPHTSNWDGVFMALCFWSLGRPFNFLVKESVTRVPLLGPFVRAIGAMPIDRSAAHGVVGQVVARAAEADEFTVVLTPKGTRSPRQYWKSGFYRMALGADLPVALGYVDAKTRTFGWGPSIRLSGDPKADMDVIRAFYADKTGVNPELVSVPRLRIEDEGSES, from the coding sequence ATGCGCATCCGCCGCTTCGTCGCGAAGACTTACATGCTGTTCTCGCGTTGGACCTTCATCCACGAGCCTCTGGAGGACAAGACGCTGGTCATCGGCGCTCCGCACACTTCGAACTGGGACGGCGTCTTCATGGCCCTGTGCTTCTGGTCACTGGGGCGCCCCTTCAATTTCCTCGTGAAGGAGTCCGTGACGAGGGTCCCACTGCTCGGCCCCTTCGTCCGTGCGATCGGCGCGATGCCGATCGACCGCTCCGCGGCGCACGGGGTCGTGGGGCAGGTGGTCGCCAGGGCGGCCGAGGCCGATGAGTTCACCGTGGTCCTGACCCCCAAGGGCACGCGCTCGCCCAGGCAGTATTGGAAGTCCGGTTTCTACCGGATGGCCCTGGGAGCGGACCTCCCCGTCGCGCTCGGCTACGTGGATGCAAAGACCCGCACCTTCGGCTGGGGCCCTTCGATTCGCCTCAGCGGGGATCCGAAGGCGGATATGGATGTGATCCGCGCCTTCTACGCCGACAAGACCGGGGTGAATCCGGAGCTCGTCTCCGTTCCGCGCTTGCGGATCGAGGACGAGGGATCTGAGTCATGA
- a CDS encoding ABC transporter substrate-binding protein, producing MASTALRARAVSLALVGITAFTLAACSTDGGEPAAQSASSAPQSAAAKPATITVEDLHGSVEVPTSPKSIVATDNRIFETLEDWGVKLSAAPRQIIASTSAYAADETVVDLGSHREPNLEALVAANPDLVLNGQRFQKQYDAIKGLVPGAALVDTNIDPDKPLDAELIRVTTLLGKIFGKEDKAAELVADFEKAIARVKAAYSSDQTVLSVIVSGGEINYSAPGSGRTLGPIYSVLGLTPALSSEGSTDHEGDDVSVEAIAQSNPAWILVMDRDAAIGAKQGKTPVPANEVLANTSALANVDAVKNGRILYMPADTYVNESIQTYTEFFTQIADAMEQAK from the coding sequence GTGGCCTCGACCGCGCTCCGCGCACGCGCCGTCTCCCTCGCCCTCGTCGGCATCACCGCATTCACCCTCGCCGCCTGCAGCACCGACGGCGGCGAACCCGCCGCCCAATCCGCCTCGAGCGCACCCCAGTCCGCAGCCGCGAAACCGGCGACGATCACGGTCGAGGACCTCCACGGCTCAGTCGAGGTCCCGACCTCCCCGAAGAGCATCGTCGCCACCGACAACCGGATCTTCGAGACCCTCGAGGACTGGGGCGTGAAGCTCTCAGCCGCACCGCGCCAGATCATCGCCAGCACCTCCGCCTACGCCGCCGACGAGACGGTCGTCGACCTCGGCTCCCACCGCGAACCGAACCTCGAGGCGCTCGTCGCCGCGAATCCCGATCTCGTCCTCAACGGCCAGCGCTTCCAGAAGCAATACGACGCGATCAAGGGCCTCGTCCCCGGCGCAGCCCTCGTCGACACCAACATCGACCCGGACAAGCCGCTCGACGCCGAACTCATCCGCGTCACGACCCTCCTCGGGAAGATCTTCGGCAAGGAGGACAAGGCAGCTGAGCTCGTCGCCGACTTCGAGAAGGCGATCGCCCGCGTGAAAGCCGCCTACTCCTCCGACCAGACCGTCCTCTCCGTCATCGTCTCCGGCGGCGAGATCAACTACTCGGCCCCCGGCTCGGGCCGGACCCTCGGTCCGATCTACTCGGTCCTCGGCCTGACCCCCGCCCTGTCCTCGGAAGGCTCGACCGACCACGAGGGCGACGACGTCTCCGTCGAGGCGATCGCCCAGTCGAACCCCGCGTGGATCCTCGTCATGGACCGCGACGCGGCCATCGGCGCCAAGCAGGGCAAGACCCCCGTCCCCGCCAACGAGGTCCTCGCGAACACCTCCGCCCTCGCGAACGTCGACGCCGTGAAGAACGGCCGCATCCTCTACATGCCCGCAGACACCTACGTCAACGAGTCGATCCAGACCTACACGGAGTTCTTCACCCAGATCGCCGACGCCATGGAACAGGCGAAGTGA
- a CDS encoding ABC transporter permease yields MTISTSRPSDTRAAAGVAGRARDSRPGAPLRIKVTAPVEILSWTLALLGLAAASLLVGVYDVFGAPDGTRMLLLTRIPRTVSLLLAGAALATCGLVMQRLTRNRFVEPTTTGTTEWAGLGLLTALILTPDAPIVWKMVLAIAFSFGGTMLFFAILGRIRDTSALLVPIIGIMLGAVVGAVSTWVALATNALQSMGAWFMGSFASAIEGQYEPVWAVLLVLIGIAVVADRFTVAGLGKDVATSVGLDHGRTILVGTAMVASATGIITVVIGNLPFLGLIVPNVVALVHGDDLRSTLPRVLALGAATVTACDIIGRSIIMPFEIPVGTILSLLGAIVFTALLLKGGRGD; encoded by the coding sequence GTGACGATCTCGACCTCACGCCCCTCGGATACGAGGGCGGCGGCGGGAGTCGCGGGCCGGGCCCGCGACTCCCGCCCCGGCGCGCCCCTGCGAATCAAGGTGACGGCCCCGGTCGAGATCCTCTCCTGGACCCTCGCCCTCCTCGGACTCGCCGCCGCCTCCCTCCTCGTCGGGGTCTACGACGTCTTCGGCGCCCCGGACGGGACGCGGATGCTCCTGCTCACCCGGATCCCCCGCACCGTCTCCCTCCTCCTCGCCGGCGCGGCACTCGCAACCTGCGGGCTCGTCATGCAAAGACTCACCCGCAATCGCTTCGTCGAGCCGACGACGACGGGCACGACCGAATGGGCGGGCCTGGGCCTGCTCACCGCCCTCATCCTCACCCCGGACGCCCCGATCGTGTGGAAGATGGTCCTCGCGATCGCCTTCTCCTTCGGCGGGACGATGCTCTTCTTCGCGATCCTCGGACGGATCCGCGACACCTCAGCGCTCCTCGTCCCGATCATCGGCATCATGCTCGGCGCCGTCGTCGGCGCCGTCTCGACGTGGGTCGCCCTCGCGACGAACGCCCTCCAGTCGATGGGCGCTTGGTTCATGGGCTCCTTCGCCTCGGCGATCGAGGGCCAGTACGAGCCGGTGTGGGCCGTGCTCCTCGTCCTCATCGGGATCGCCGTCGTCGCCGACCGCTTCACCGTCGCCGGACTCGGGAAGGACGTCGCGACCTCAGTCGGCCTCGACCACGGGCGCACCATCCTCGTGGGGACCGCGATGGTCGCCTCGGCGACGGGGATCATCACCGTCGTCATCGGGAACCTGCCCTTCCTCGGCCTCATCGTCCCCAACGTCGTCGCCCTCGTCCACGGCGACGACCTCCGCTCCACCCTCCCCCGCGTCCTCGCCCTCGGCGCGGCGACCGTGACCGCCTGCGACATCATCGGCCGAAGCATCATCATGCCCTTCGAGATCCCCGTCGGAACGATCCTGTCCCTCCTCGGCGCGATCGTCTTCACCGCGCTCCTCCTGAAAGGAGGCCGAGGTGACTGA